Proteins encoded together in one Thermophilibacter immobilis window:
- a CDS encoding Nramp family divalent metal transporter: protein MGPGMVAALAGADAGGVATYSNAGALFGFGQLWTVPVMCFLLIVAQETAARMGCVTGKGFASLIREQFGVRMSALAMLALLISNTTVTLSEFAGIASGMALFDVPIYVSVPVAAVIIWLLTMSGSYRRIEKVLLAVSCVFVTYVVAGIMVGPNWGDALFATLVPQFDSNPQYFSLLVANVGTTIAPWMVFLAQSNVVEKNATAQSLPYQRIDTVTGAVVASAISWFIILTTGAVLHPAGVVVNGAQDAASALAPLVGDYAEVLFGAGLVGASFLASCVLPGITSSAVCEAFGWEHGADHGWSEAPVYRGVITAVIVISATVVLVPNVNLFGIMMVAQVINGVLLPVLLVFMVRIASDRHVMGNHANGRVWNVLTWFTIIAVVVLTVVMLVMQVTGA from the coding sequence ATGGGGCCCGGCATGGTCGCAGCCCTCGCCGGCGCGGATGCCGGCGGCGTTGCCACCTACTCCAACGCGGGCGCTCTCTTTGGCTTTGGCCAGCTCTGGACCGTCCCCGTCATGTGCTTTCTCCTCATCGTGGCACAGGAGACGGCCGCGCGCATGGGCTGCGTCACGGGCAAGGGCTTTGCCTCGCTTATCCGCGAGCAGTTTGGTGTGCGCATGAGCGCCCTGGCTATGCTGGCTCTTCTGATCTCTAACACCACGGTCACGCTCTCCGAGTTCGCGGGTATCGCCTCGGGCATGGCCCTGTTCGACGTGCCCATCTACGTGTCCGTGCCCGTTGCCGCCGTGATAATCTGGCTGCTCACCATGAGCGGCTCGTATCGACGCATCGAGAAGGTCCTCCTGGCCGTAAGCTGCGTCTTTGTGACCTACGTAGTGGCTGGCATCATGGTGGGGCCCAACTGGGGAGACGCGCTCTTTGCCACCCTCGTGCCGCAATTTGACAGCAATCCGCAGTACTTCTCGCTGCTCGTGGCCAACGTGGGCACCACCATTGCGCCGTGGATGGTCTTTTTGGCCCAGAGCAACGTGGTCGAGAAGAACGCCACGGCGCAGAGTCTTCCCTACCAGCGAATCGACACCGTGACGGGTGCCGTGGTGGCGAGCGCGATCTCCTGGTTCATCATCCTGACCACGGGCGCCGTGCTGCACCCGGCGGGCGTGGTCGTCAACGGTGCCCAGGATGCCGCCAGCGCGCTAGCGCCCCTGGTAGGCGACTATGCGGAGGTGCTTTTTGGCGCGGGACTCGTGGGCGCGTCCTTCTTGGCCTCATGCGTCTTGCCGGGCATCACCTCGAGCGCCGTCTGCGAGGCCTTTGGCTGGGAGCACGGAGCTGATCACGGCTGGTCAGAGGCCCCCGTCTACCGCGGCGTCATCACTGCCGTGATCGTCATCTCGGCGACCGTGGTGCTTGTCCCCAATGTGAATCTCTTTGGCATCATGATGGTCGCGCAGGTCATAAACGGCGTGCTCCTGCCGGTCCTTCTGGTGTTCATGGTCCGCATTGCCAGCGACCGACACGTAATGGGCAACCACGCGAACGGCCGCGTATGGAACGTGCTCACGTGGTTCACCATCATCGCCGTTGTAGTGCTGACCGTGGTGATGCTCGTGATGCAGGTCACGGGAGCGTAA
- a CDS encoding YtxH domain-containing protein has translation MNKKTVGFILGSIFGAATGVAAGMMLAPRSGAESRAMAADAMNDAWDSAVDTYERGSGVVSDKIDDVRPTVDAKTDELRAKVDLARERMDQLRDSLSDAVSDASEQVQDAVTSVTDRVAAMTDVPAENGAKAAEAVHVEVVDEDDAYEA, from the coding sequence ATGAACAAGAAGACGGTCGGTTTTATTCTTGGAAGCATCTTTGGGGCCGCAACGGGCGTGGCCGCTGGCATGATGCTCGCCCCGCGCTCCGGCGCCGAGAGCCGCGCCATGGCCGCCGACGCCATGAACGATGCGTGGGACTCCGCAGTGGACACCTATGAGCGCGGGAGTGGCGTCGTCTCGGACAAGATCGACGACGTTCGTCCCACCGTTGACGCCAAGACCGACGAGCTGCGCGCCAAGGTGGACCTCGCTCGCGAGCGCATGGATCAGCTCCGCGACTCCCTCTCCGACGCCGTCTCGGACGCCTCCGAGCAGGTCCAGGACGCAGTGACCTCCGTGACCGACAGGGTCGCGGCCATGACTGACGTTCCTGCAGAGAATGGTGCAAAGGCCGCCGAGGCCGTCCACGTCGAGGTCGTCGACGAGGACGATGCGTACGAGGCGTAG
- a CDS encoding endonuclease/exonuclease/phosphatase family protein, with the protein MAQQPSDNARRPSDDTARQWEPISDDDWAVSEGASAGGIATGSAAHTAPTDSDDWGTPERTVVRPHVVDRARENMGDTAPRARVLHRQRPVTQRASVTEDAPEPFEEPPRKRPPRPSRPRSRARHGCLSFVLWIVVAGAVALLSLRYLPSELATGRAVPELVSFVPLMLIPLLLCLILAALWHRRVLLVACAITLAVTLWWHRGYFLPTARVSNSATATVQTAASTDDDTMRIMTLNTRNGSASAEEVVSLVRSQNVEVLCLQELSADFIAQLQDAGLSEVLPYYVISDAASTVNNGGRNGIWTLAPMSDTSGNLLSIDTSSMPAASISVGGRTLRVVSVHPNSPVRGAQDLWDEGLSVIGSLSDYDHAYLIMGDFNSTWDHARFRELLGTSFVDAGEQSGEGFHMTYPSYGAFPSLIEIDHIVYAKDANVVVSDLETVKVTGSDHQALLGTLEVR; encoded by the coding sequence ATGGCCCAGCAGCCCTCTGACAATGCACGCAGGCCCTCAGACGACACCGCGCGCCAGTGGGAGCCCATCTCCGACGACGACTGGGCGGTCAGCGAGGGAGCGTCTGCTGGGGGCATCGCGACAGGGAGCGCTGCGCACACTGCCCCCACAGATTCCGACGACTGGGGCACGCCCGAGCGCACCGTCGTGCGGCCGCACGTGGTCGATCGAGCACGGGAGAACATGGGCGACACAGCTCCCCGAGCGCGCGTGCTGCACCGTCAGCGCCCCGTGACGCAGCGCGCATCAGTCACCGAGGACGCCCCCGAGCCTTTCGAGGAGCCGCCACGCAAACGTCCCCCCCGCCCTTCTCGTCCGCGCAGCCGCGCACGACACGGCTGTCTCTCGTTCGTACTCTGGATCGTTGTGGCAGGTGCCGTGGCACTTCTCTCCCTGCGCTATTTGCCCTCTGAGCTGGCCACCGGACGCGCAGTGCCGGAGCTCGTCTCGTTCGTGCCGCTCATGCTCATTCCGCTTTTGCTTTGCCTGATTCTGGCGGCGCTCTGGCATCGGCGCGTCTTGCTCGTGGCATGCGCCATCACGCTGGCCGTCACGCTCTGGTGGCACAGAGGCTACTTCCTGCCCACCGCACGCGTCTCGAACTCCGCCACGGCGACAGTCCAGACGGCGGCCTCGACCGACGATGACACCATGCGCATCATGACGCTCAACACCAGGAACGGGTCTGCCTCGGCCGAGGAGGTCGTCTCGCTCGTACGCTCTCAGAACGTCGAGGTCCTCTGCCTCCAGGAGCTCTCAGCCGACTTCATCGCCCAGCTCCAGGACGCCGGCTTGAGCGAGGTCCTGCCCTACTACGTGATCTCCGACGCTGCCTCCACGGTAAACAACGGCGGTCGCAACGGAATCTGGACCCTCGCGCCCATGAGCGACACGTCCGGCAACCTGCTCAGCATCGACACGAGCTCCATGCCCGCGGCAAGCATCTCGGTGGGTGGCCGCACGCTGCGCGTTGTTAGCGTGCACCCCAACTCCCCGGTACGTGGCGCGCAGGACCTGTGGGATGAGGGGCTCTCGGTCATCGGGTCCCTCTCTGACTATGATCACGCCTACCTCATCATGGGTGACTTCAACTCCACGTGGGACCACGCGCGCTTTCGCGAGCTCCTGGGAACGTCCTTCGTGGACGCGGGGGAGCAGAGCGGAGAGGGATTCCACATGACCTATCCCTCGTACGGAGCCTTCCCCTCGCTCATAGAGATAGACCACATCGTGTACGCCAAGGACGCCAACGTCGTGGTGAGCGACCTTGAGACCGTCAAGGTCACGGGCTCCGACCACCAAGCACTTCTCGGCACGCTCGAGGTGCGGTAG
- a CDS encoding hemolysin family protein, giving the protein MDVAISIVVTFLLTLANGFFSASELAVVSAKRALLEPDADNGDAKAQAALDLSADSGQFLATIQVAITLVGFASSAFAATSLSGPLGGWFTSLGMPEGVAAGLAPVLITLLVSYLSIVVGELVPKRIALSNSEGVAKAVAGTIRGFMHVARPLVWVTSRSANGIAKFLGVKPDGDRGVASEEEIKYLVTDAAELSDEEKSMIHEVIDLGDTIAREVMVPRVDMTALEDSSTLSEVLAVMRRTGYSRIPIYHGSVDRVVGVAHIKDIVSLILDEDRSSESVAAYVRTADYVPDTKDIIPLLSEMQSSHDQMVIVVDEYGGTAGVITIEDIVEEIVGEIEDEFDPDNKFLTKLSDREWLVDGRFSLDDAIDLGWPVEDNEEYETIAGFVTDLADKLPRPGDVIEKDGYQFLVQSMRGRRLAMLRVTAPEPIVEEPSADADGDGDGESAKE; this is encoded by the coding sequence ATGGACGTAGCCATTAGTATTGTCGTCACGTTTCTCCTCACGCTTGCCAATGGGTTCTTTTCCGCCTCCGAGCTGGCTGTCGTCTCCGCAAAGCGAGCTCTGCTCGAGCCTGATGCCGATAACGGTGACGCAAAGGCCCAGGCTGCCCTCGACCTCTCTGCTGATTCTGGCCAGTTTCTGGCCACCATTCAGGTTGCCATCACACTTGTGGGATTTGCGTCGTCGGCCTTTGCCGCGACCAGCCTCTCCGGTCCTCTTGGCGGATGGTTCACCTCCCTCGGGATGCCGGAGGGCGTCGCTGCCGGACTGGCGCCCGTGCTCATTACCCTGCTCGTCTCTTACCTCTCCATCGTCGTGGGCGAGCTTGTTCCCAAGCGTATCGCCCTGTCCAACTCGGAGGGGGTGGCCAAGGCCGTGGCGGGGACGATTCGCGGGTTCATGCACGTCGCTCGTCCCCTTGTCTGGGTTACCTCCCGCTCCGCCAATGGCATAGCCAAGTTCCTGGGAGTCAAGCCCGACGGCGACCGTGGGGTCGCCTCTGAAGAGGAAATTAAGTACTTGGTGACCGACGCCGCCGAGCTCTCCGACGAGGAGAAGTCCATGATTCACGAGGTCATCGACTTGGGGGACACCATCGCCCGCGAGGTCATGGTCCCCCGCGTGGACATGACGGCCCTGGAGGACTCCTCCACCCTGTCCGAGGTCCTCGCCGTCATGCGCCGCACCGGTTACTCGCGCATCCCCATCTACCACGGCTCCGTTGACCGTGTCGTGGGCGTGGCGCACATCAAGGACATCGTCAGCCTCATTCTTGACGAGGACCGTTCGTCCGAGTCCGTGGCCGCCTACGTGCGCACCGCCGACTACGTGCCTGACACCAAGGACATCATCCCCCTGCTCTCCGAGATGCAGTCGAGCCACGACCAGATGGTCATCGTGGTAGACGAGTACGGCGGCACGGCGGGCGTCATCACGATCGAGGACATCGTCGAGGAGATCGTGGGCGAGATCGAGGACGAGTTCGACCCTGACAACAAGTTTCTCACCAAGCTCTCCGACCGCGAATGGCTCGTGGACGGGCGCTTCTCGCTCGATGATGCTATCGACCTGGGTTGGCCTGTCGAGGACAACGAGGAGTACGAGACCATCGCCGGCTTTGTGACCGACCTCGCCGACAAGCTCCCGCGCCCTGGGGACGTCATCGAGAAGGACGGCTACCAGTTTCTTGTGCAGTCCATGCGTGGTCGTCGCCTTGCGATGTTGCGCGTCACCGCGCCCGAGCCGATCGTTGAGGAGCCTTCTGCCGACGCTGACGGTGACGGGGACGGAGAGTCTGCGAAGGAGTAA
- a CDS encoding elongation factor G — MAAKGSEKVKNVVLVGQGGVGKTMLAEAMLHLTGRTTRLGGHAGTKPTLDYDGEEGERGFSISTSIAPVIWEGTRLNVLDAPCYPDFVGDAHAAMSVCETALFMVDAANGPGTVTTRLWYAAEDLSVARAVFVNRIDRPDADFDVALETLRERFGTNLGAVTIPMGSGEDFAGVIDVIHRKARHLVDGELVVEKIPAAYADEAARARAQLTELVVEADDDLMMKYLEGEEITQDELEGLLGKALVERIFVPVFVGSCVREEGVVSFMDAAVTWFPSMADFGRIPLVNGEQLDISPDDDRPVAFAFKSLNDPQNGRLSFLKVLAGTLTTGTELINARTRKAERLGHLYLMCGKDMTEVASAAAGDIVVVPKLEAMTGDTLSVTGKVEAAEFRFPNSLYRTAIEPDKRGTEGKLYAFLEKSADADPTLRVERDEDTGQTVISAIGEAQVSVLLDRLEDRAGITARTVALRIPYRETIRRVASAQGRHKKQTGGAGQYGDCWLRVEPNPGAGYEFVDEVVGGHIPRGFIPAIDKGVQETLHEGVLAGYPMIDVKVAVYDGSYHPVDSNEMAFKTAARIGFQKAVDQAEPVLLEPLAHLSVTVPESYAGSVMGDISASRGRVEGMAAATGTAVGQTTVEATVPYAEVTDYATRLRSLSRGTGEFELELSGYEQVPHDIQQELAEDYAARRAAGEK; from the coding sequence ATGGCAGCAAAGGGTAGCGAGAAGGTCAAGAATGTGGTCCTTGTGGGCCAAGGCGGCGTGGGCAAGACCATGCTGGCCGAGGCCATGCTCCACCTGACGGGTCGTACCACCCGCCTGGGCGGCCACGCCGGCACCAAGCCCACGCTGGACTACGACGGCGAGGAGGGGGAGCGCGGCTTCTCCATCTCCACCTCGATCGCGCCGGTCATCTGGGAGGGTACGCGCCTGAATGTGCTCGACGCCCCCTGCTACCCCGACTTCGTGGGCGACGCCCACGCCGCCATGAGCGTCTGCGAGACGGCGCTGTTCATGGTCGACGCCGCGAACGGCCCTGGCACCGTCACCACCCGCCTGTGGTACGCGGCCGAGGACCTCTCGGTAGCCCGCGCGGTCTTTGTCAACCGCATCGACCGTCCGGATGCCGACTTCGACGTTGCTCTTGAAACGCTGCGGGAGCGTTTTGGCACCAACCTCGGTGCGGTGACGATTCCCATGGGCTCGGGCGAGGACTTCGCGGGGGTCATCGACGTCATCCACCGGAAGGCCCGCCACCTCGTCGACGGCGAGCTTGTGGTCGAGAAGATCCCCGCCGCCTACGCAGACGAGGCGGCCCGTGCGCGCGCCCAGCTCACCGAGCTCGTGGTCGAGGCCGACGACGACCTGATGATGAAGTACCTCGAGGGTGAGGAAATCACGCAGGACGAGCTTGAGGGACTTCTCGGCAAGGCCCTCGTGGAGCGCATCTTCGTTCCCGTGTTCGTGGGCTCGTGCGTGCGCGAGGAGGGGGTCGTCTCCTTCATGGACGCCGCGGTGACGTGGTTTCCCTCCATGGCCGACTTCGGCCGCATCCCGCTCGTCAACGGAGAGCAGCTCGATATCTCCCCGGATGACGACCGCCCGGTCGCCTTTGCCTTCAAGTCGCTCAACGACCCGCAAAACGGGCGCCTCTCGTTTCTTAAGGTTCTGGCCGGCACCCTCACGACCGGCACGGAGCTCATCAACGCGCGCACCCGCAAGGCGGAGCGCCTGGGCCACCTCTACCTCATGTGCGGCAAGGACATGACCGAGGTCGCTTCCGCGGCCGCGGGCGACATCGTCGTGGTTCCCAAGCTCGAGGCCATGACCGGCGACACCCTCTCCGTCACGGGCAAGGTCGAGGCCGCGGAGTTCCGCTTCCCCAACTCCCTCTATCGCACCGCCATCGAGCCCGACAAGCGCGGCACCGAGGGCAAGCTCTACGCGTTTCTGGAGAAGTCTGCGGACGCCGACCCCACCCTGCGCGTCGAGCGTGACGAGGACACCGGCCAGACGGTCATCTCCGCCATCGGTGAGGCGCAGGTCAGCGTTCTGCTCGATCGTCTTGAGGACCGCGCGGGCATCACGGCGCGCACCGTGGCGCTGAGGATTCCGTATCGCGAGACCATCCGCCGCGTGGCCAGCGCCCAGGGACGCCACAAGAAGCAGACGGGCGGGGCCGGCCAGTACGGCGACTGCTGGCTGCGCGTGGAGCCCAACCCCGGCGCCGGCTACGAGTTCGTGGACGAGGTCGTGGGCGGCCACATCCCACGCGGCTTCATCCCGGCCATCGACAAGGGCGTCCAGGAGACCCTGCACGAGGGGGTCCTGGCGGGCTATCCCATGATAGACGTCAAGGTCGCCGTCTACGACGGCTCGTACCACCCCGTGGACTCCAACGAGATGGCCTTCAAGACGGCCGCGCGCATAGGCTTCCAGAAGGCCGTCGACCAGGCCGAGCCCGTGCTGCTCGAGCCCCTGGCGCACCTCAGCGTCACCGTGCCCGAGAGCTACGCCGGCTCCGTGATGGGCGACATCTCCGCGAGCCGCGGGCGCGTCGAGGGCATGGCTGCCGCCACCGGCACCGCCGTCGGACAGACCACGGTCGAGGCCACCGTGCCGTACGCCGAGGTCACGGACTATGCCACGCGCCTGCGCTCCCTCTCGCGCGGCACGGGCGAGTTCGAGCTCGAGCTCTCCGGCTACGAACAGGTCCCGCACGACATCCAGCAGGAGCTCGCGGAGGATTACGCCGCCCGACGCGCTGCCGGTGAGAAGTAG
- a CDS encoding cyanophycin synthetase family protein: MAQLFEIRKVTIGPRNFEVEVEASPSAPLMTSEDPAGTELVLDLMPELRDHICMGDAAPRFGEVVEQTELAHLLEHVSVELLARTNVAGDIASGQTVETGERHYRITLACPDDVLVAGALSSAVWILQWAYAGGGDPRPDVDAIASGLADLVSSLDDAEDADASTSAPEAEEPSSREDDGPIAASEATSEAEPAPGPAPEEDPGAEPVPAAESNQDEDRDRWDMDDVPRPHLVR, from the coding sequence ATGGCCCAGCTCTTTGAAATCAGGAAGGTCACGATTGGCCCCAGAAACTTCGAGGTCGAGGTCGAGGCGTCGCCGTCTGCACCTCTTATGACCAGCGAGGACCCCGCGGGTACCGAGCTCGTGCTCGACCTCATGCCCGAGCTCAGAGACCATATCTGCATGGGCGACGCTGCCCCTCGCTTTGGGGAGGTCGTCGAGCAGACCGAGCTCGCGCACCTGCTGGAGCACGTGAGCGTGGAGCTTCTCGCCCGGACGAACGTGGCCGGAGACATCGCCAGTGGTCAGACTGTCGAGACGGGTGAGCGTCACTATCGGATTACCCTTGCGTGCCCCGATGACGTGCTCGTTGCCGGGGCGCTTTCGAGCGCCGTCTGGATTCTTCAGTGGGCGTATGCGGGCGGTGGGGATCCGCGCCCCGACGTCGACGCGATCGCAAGCGGGCTTGCCGACCTCGTGAGCAGCTTGGATGATGCGGAGGACGCGGATGCGAGCACGAGCGCGCCTGAGGCAGAGGAGCCATCCTCACGGGAAGACGATGGGCCCATTGCTGCATCGGAAGCTACATCCGAGGCCGAACCTGCGCCAGGGCCCGCCCCCGAGGAGGACCCCGGAGCCGAACCCGTACCTGCTGCCGAATCCAACCAGGATGAGGATCGTGACCGGTGGGACATGGATGACGTCCCTCGCCCGCATCTCGTTCGTTAG
- a CDS encoding PRC-barrel domain-containing protein, translating to MLKVSDLVGLRVRVPKKPKKAKDGTTTERTSKLGKIHMAVFSPDGAQVVGFMVRRPDVVGMVKREDAFLAWDAFGPSDGKVVVVTRPTDGLDAEARKRLLLDWDACIMWAGMDAKTVEGKPLGYVSDAEFDERTGRVTRFFTTDGGVSHALVGSFQITPDMVRGYAHGRMVVDTGGKALEPDGGLAGAAGEGYARAKVKGAEVGKKAGAAAGEAVEKGSFALGKVIGKAQKAISEATKEEPEPQPSQSAPQAPAMAAADVRVEEPVEKLPESAAQRAERPAPKTYAPASEGKPERRKTASAESKTAQPKSKPEPKPAADKAAKAVGKQLGAMGKMFGSFKDEFDKANK from the coding sequence ATGCTCAAGGTGAGTGATCTGGTGGGGCTTCGAGTCCGCGTTCCCAAGAAGCCCAAGAAGGCCAAGGACGGGACCACGACCGAGCGCACCTCAAAGCTCGGCAAGATTCACATGGCCGTCTTCTCGCCGGACGGCGCGCAGGTCGTGGGGTTCATGGTGAGGCGTCCTGACGTGGTGGGCATGGTCAAGCGCGAGGACGCGTTTCTTGCGTGGGACGCCTTTGGGCCGTCTGACGGCAAGGTCGTTGTGGTGACTCGTCCCACTGACGGGCTCGACGCCGAGGCCAGAAAGCGTCTCCTGCTGGACTGGGACGCCTGTATCATGTGGGCGGGCATGGACGCCAAGACGGTCGAGGGCAAGCCTCTGGGCTACGTCTCGGATGCCGAGTTTGACGAGAGGACCGGGCGCGTGACGCGCTTCTTCACCACCGACGGTGGCGTTTCCCATGCGCTCGTGGGCTCGTTTCAGATCACGCCCGACATGGTACGCGGCTATGCGCACGGTCGCATGGTCGTGGACACGGGCGGTAAGGCCCTCGAGCCTGACGGGGGGCTGGCGGGCGCAGCCGGAGAGGGCTATGCGCGCGCCAAGGTCAAGGGTGCCGAGGTAGGCAAGAAGGCCGGTGCCGCCGCCGGCGAGGCTGTGGAGAAGGGCTCGTTTGCGCTCGGCAAGGTAATTGGCAAAGCTCAGAAGGCTATCTCCGAGGCCACGAAGGAGGAGCCTGAGCCCCAGCCTTCTCAGTCGGCCCCGCAGGCTCCCGCAATGGCGGCTGCGGATGTGCGCGTGGAGGAGCCGGTCGAGAAGCTCCCGGAGAGCGCGGCGCAGCGGGCCGAGCGGCCCGCGCCCAAGACCTACGCTCCGGCGTCGGAGGGGAAACCGGAGCGAAGGAAGACGGCTTCGGCAGAATCCAAGACGGCGCAGCCAAAGTCTAAACCTGAGCCCAAACCGGCTGCCGACAAGGCCGCGAAGGCCGTTGGCAAGCAGCTCGGAGCCATGGGCAAGATGTTCGGCTCCTTCAAGGACGAGTTCGACAAGGCGAATAAGTAG
- a CDS encoding FprA family A-type flavoprotein, whose translation MLSAVQIKPDIYWVGALDWNEREFHGYATDAGITYNAYLILDEKVTLIDTTKGTFKNELLERISSVIDPSKIDIVISNHVEGDHSESIPTIREVAPNCKIYSSAPSGVKGLTGHYGDLGYESVKTGDTLSIGKRTFTFVQTPMVHWPDNMVTYDIQDKILFSNDAFGQHYATSKRFDDENDMCEVMHQARKYYANIVQPYRAQAAAAVKAVRGLGPDALDMIAPAHGVIWRSHVADILDAYEQVYSSGVVQEKALVIYDTMYDATESIARALTDAFQQQGISTKLMSVKKSHESDIMDEFLDAKYICVGSPTMNSQMLSSVAGFLTYMKGLSPKNGDRMGFAFGSYGWAPLGPNNVQKELESAGFQLPEKALAINWTPSEEQLSAARDKVAALIA comes from the coding sequence ATGCTCAGTGCCGTTCAGATTAAGCCCGATATCTACTGGGTTGGTGCTCTCGACTGGAACGAGCGTGAGTTCCATGGCTACGCCACCGACGCCGGCATTACCTATAACGCCTACCTCATCCTCGACGAGAAGGTCACCCTCATCGACACGACCAAGGGAACCTTCAAAAACGAGCTTCTGGAGCGCATCTCGTCAGTCATTGACCCTTCTAAGATTGATATCGTTATCTCAAACCACGTCGAGGGCGATCATTCTGAGAGCATCCCAACTATTCGCGAGGTGGCCCCCAACTGCAAGATTTACTCGTCCGCTCCCTCGGGGGTCAAAGGCCTGACCGGCCACTACGGTGACCTTGGCTACGAGAGCGTCAAGACGGGCGACACCCTGAGCATCGGCAAGCGCACGTTTACCTTCGTCCAGACCCCCATGGTCCACTGGCCCGACAACATGGTCACTTACGACATTCAGGACAAGATCCTCTTCTCCAACGACGCCTTCGGCCAGCACTACGCCACCTCCAAACGCTTTGACGACGAGAACGACATGTGTGAGGTCATGCATCAGGCTCGCAAGTACTACGCTAACATTGTGCAGCCGTATCGTGCGCAGGCGGCAGCTGCCGTCAAGGCGGTGCGCGGGCTTGGCCCCGATGCGCTGGACATGATTGCCCCCGCCCACGGTGTCATCTGGCGCAGCCATGTGGCCGACATCCTCGATGCCTACGAACAGGTTTACTCCTCGGGCGTTGTTCAGGAGAAGGCCCTTGTCATCTATGACACCATGTACGACGCGACCGAGTCCATCGCCCGCGCGCTCACGGACGCCTTCCAGCAGCAGGGGATTTCCACGAAGCTCATGTCCGTCAAGAAGTCCCATGAGTCTGACATCATGGATGAGTTTCTGGACGCCAAGTACATCTGCGTGGGGTCTCCCACGATGAACAGCCAGATGCTATCCAGCGTGGCGGGATTCCTCACGTACATGAAGGGCCTCTCCCCCAAGAACGGCGATCGCATGGGGTTTGCCTTTGGCTCCTACGGCTGGGCGCCGCTCGGTCCCAACAACGTGCAGAAGGAGCTTGAGTCCGCTGGCTTCCAGCTGCCCGAGAAGGCTCTTGCCATCAACTGGACTCCTAGCGAGGAGCAGCTCAGCGCCGCGCGCGACAAGGTTGCCGCTTTGATTGCGTAA